The following are encoded in a window of Athene noctua chromosome 29, bAthNoc1.hap1.1, whole genome shotgun sequence genomic DNA:
- the CFAP45 gene encoding cilia- and flagella-associated protein 45 isoform X2, with protein sequence MATVGGRRGQRDALQRPRAPQPARGAPQPRGGRGADQGKPGLRPPGLMPWPPRGDKQSGSSFLSSPGLSLWQVGSVAVAVGSPHPLCRLRHRPGRKGQAGRRRGSACLALAISSADKTSGASLSGPQQSLQQSCPDSPVVILRDVQTLPKASPTGRRKPETTRLITKDSVRDLIIPAESPAASLVMGQKDFQRIKEAARVLTKEEREAKLAALRAEKEAVLEAVSERKSAAKQKAALQQQAGKLSELEEVAQERARHLVQRASRMRMEQEDEIREFSELILGAKCHMIRDAQILEKQLIARELEEEEKRLARMMEVERKRADEMQEELERRRKQELLRGRQELVKQIEQNAEERALRAEQRDQEAQEVREYLEQLKMEDLKDLERRQEQQKKIQAEIKRINDENQKRKEEQREQERMADEQVLEYQRQKMEREAKFEAEQERIRWEKEKETERLRAMQERAQDHQAEQDALRAKRSQEAAEREWRRKEKEAAQKKAKMEQVLKRSRLEQVAQREHSMAVQVQQDRHEFERMLRAQQEQMEKEAAEEARRAGLQLAHAHDVRCQMQERQQQLARERVAAFQECQRLEEEARQRSQRIAQLKQQKMQELRAAGIPEKYCAQVERRARSLTRAAPGQAQPREEQGSGSPLT encoded by the exons atggcgacggtCGGCGGCCGCCGAGGGCAGCGGGATG CCCTCCAGCGTCCCCGCGCCCCGCAGCCGGCGCGgggggccccgcagccccgcggtgGACGAGGCGCTGATCAGGGGAAGCCGG GTCTCCGACCTCCTGGCCTGATGCCCTGGCCACCGAGAGGAGATAAACAGAGCGGCAGCTCCTTCCTCTCCAGTCCC GGGCTCTCCCTGTGGCAAGTTGGGTCCGTGGCAGTGGCCGTTGGCTCTCCCCACCCTCTGTGTCGCCTCCGACACAGACCAGGGCGCAAGGGCCAGGCTGGACGCCGCCGCGGTTCGGCCTGTCTCGCACTCGCCATCTCTTCTGCTGATAAAACGTCGGGGGCGTCTCTGTCGGGGCCGCAGCAG AGCCTGCAGCAGTCGTGCCCCGACAGCCCTGTTGTGATCCTTCGGGATGTGCAGACTCTCCCGAAAGCGTCGCCCACTGGCAGGCGCAAGCCCGAGACCACCCGTCTCATCACCAAGGACTCCGTCCGTGACCTCAT CATCCCTGcagagagcccagcagcgtcCCTCGTTATGGGTCAGAAGGATTTCCAGCGCATTAAAGAAGCAGCTCGAGTCCTGACCAAGGAGGAGCGGGAGGCCAAGCtggcagccctcagagcagaGAAGGAAGCTGTTCTC GAGGCAGTGAGCGAGCGCAAGAGTGCAGCGAAGCAGAAGGCCGCGCTGCAGCAGCAGGCGGGGAAGCTGAGCGAGCTGGAGGAGGTGGCGCAGGAGCGGGCCCGGCACCTGGTGCAGCGGGCAAGCAGGATGCGCATGGAGCAGGAGGATGAGATCAGGGAGTTCAGCGAG CTGATCCTTGGTGCCAAGTGCCACATGATCCGCGACGCACAGATCCTCGAGAAGCAGCTCATCGCGAgggagctggaggaagaagagaagcgCCTGGCCAGGATGATGGAGGTGGAGAGGAAAAGGGCCGACGAgatgcaggaggagctggagcgcAGGAGGAAGCAGGAGCTGCTCAG agggaggcaggagctggtgAAGCAGATAGAGCAGAATGCGGAGGAGCGGGCTCTGAGAGCCGAGCAACGGGACCAGGAGGCGCAGGAGGTTCGGGAGTACCTGGAGCAGCTGAAGATGGAGGACCTGAAG GATTTGGAGCGGAGACAGGAGCAACAGAAGAAAATCCAGGCTGAGATTAAACGCATCAATGACGAGAACCAGAAGCGCAAGGAGGAGCAGCGGGAGCAGGAGAGGATGGCAGATGAGCAGGTGCTCGAGTACCAGAGGCAGAAGATG GAGCGTGAGGCTAAGTTTGAAGCTGAGCAGGAGAGAATCCGctgggagaaggagaaggagacgGAGCGTTTGAGAGCCATGCAAGAGAGAGCCCAGGACCACCAGGCAGAGCAG GACGCGCTGAGGGCCAAGCGCAGCCAGGAGGCTGCCGAGCGAGAGTGGCGGCGCAAGGAGAAGGAGGCGGCGCAGAAGAAGGCCAAGATGGAGCAAGTGCTGAAGCGGAGCCGcctggagcaggttgctcagcGCGAGCACAGCATGGCCGTGCAGGTGCAGCAGGACCGCCACGAGTTCGAGAGGATGCTCAG GGCTCAGCAGGAGCAGATGGAGAAGGAGGCAGCGGAGGAAGCGCGGAGGGCAGGTCTGCAGCTTGCCCACGCTCACGACGTCCGGTGCCAGATGCAGGAGCGTCAGCAGCAGCTGGCGCGGGAGCGGGTGGCCGCCTTCCAGGAGTGCcagcggctggaggaggaggcccGCCAGCGCAGCCAGCGCATCGCCCAGCTCAAGCAGCAGAAGATGCAGGAGCTCAG AGCTGCCGGCATCCCCGAGAAGTACTGCGCCCAGGTGGAGCGGAGGGCCCGGAGCCTCACACGTGCAGCCCCAGGCCAAGCTCAGCCCCGTGAGGAGCAGGGCTCCGGTTCCCCTCTGACTTAG
- the CFAP45 gene encoding cilia- and flagella-associated protein 45 isoform X4 — protein sequence MPSSVPAPRSRRGGPRSPAVDEALIRGSRSLQQSCPDSPVVILRDVQTLPKASPTGRRKPETTRLITKDSVRDLIIPAESPAASLVMGQKDFQRIKEAARVLTKEEREAKLAALRAEKEAVLEAVSERKSAAKQKAALQQQAGKLSELEEVAQERARHLVQRASRMRMEQEDEIREFSELILGAKCHMIRDAQILEKQLIARELEEEEKRLARMMEVERKRADEMQEELERRRKQELLRGRQELVKQIEQNAEERALRAEQRDQEAQEVREYLEQLKMEDLKDLERRQEQQKKIQAEIKRINDENQKRKEEQREQERMADEQVLEYQRQKMEREAKFEAEQERIRWEKEKETERLRAMQERAQDHQAEQDALRAKRSQEAAEREWRRKEKEAAQKKAKMEQVLKRSRLEQVAQREHSMAVQVQQDRHEFERMLRAQQEQMEKEAAEEARRAGLQLAHAHDVRCQMQERQQQLARERVAAFQECQRLEEEARQRSQRIAQLKQQKMQELRAAGIPEKYCAQVERRARSLTRAAPGQAQPREEQGSGSPLT from the exons ATG CCCTCCAGCGTCCCCGCGCCCCGCAGCCGGCGCGgggggccccgcagccccgcggtgGACGAGGCGCTGATCAGGGGAAGCCGG AGCCTGCAGCAGTCGTGCCCCGACAGCCCTGTTGTGATCCTTCGGGATGTGCAGACTCTCCCGAAAGCGTCGCCCACTGGCAGGCGCAAGCCCGAGACCACCCGTCTCATCACCAAGGACTCCGTCCGTGACCTCAT CATCCCTGcagagagcccagcagcgtcCCTCGTTATGGGTCAGAAGGATTTCCAGCGCATTAAAGAAGCAGCTCGAGTCCTGACCAAGGAGGAGCGGGAGGCCAAGCtggcagccctcagagcagaGAAGGAAGCTGTTCTC GAGGCAGTGAGCGAGCGCAAGAGTGCAGCGAAGCAGAAGGCCGCGCTGCAGCAGCAGGCGGGGAAGCTGAGCGAGCTGGAGGAGGTGGCGCAGGAGCGGGCCCGGCACCTGGTGCAGCGGGCAAGCAGGATGCGCATGGAGCAGGAGGATGAGATCAGGGAGTTCAGCGAG CTGATCCTTGGTGCCAAGTGCCACATGATCCGCGACGCACAGATCCTCGAGAAGCAGCTCATCGCGAgggagctggaggaagaagagaagcgCCTGGCCAGGATGATGGAGGTGGAGAGGAAAAGGGCCGACGAgatgcaggaggagctggagcgcAGGAGGAAGCAGGAGCTGCTCAG agggaggcaggagctggtgAAGCAGATAGAGCAGAATGCGGAGGAGCGGGCTCTGAGAGCCGAGCAACGGGACCAGGAGGCGCAGGAGGTTCGGGAGTACCTGGAGCAGCTGAAGATGGAGGACCTGAAG GATTTGGAGCGGAGACAGGAGCAACAGAAGAAAATCCAGGCTGAGATTAAACGCATCAATGACGAGAACCAGAAGCGCAAGGAGGAGCAGCGGGAGCAGGAGAGGATGGCAGATGAGCAGGTGCTCGAGTACCAGAGGCAGAAGATG GAGCGTGAGGCTAAGTTTGAAGCTGAGCAGGAGAGAATCCGctgggagaaggagaaggagacgGAGCGTTTGAGAGCCATGCAAGAGAGAGCCCAGGACCACCAGGCAGAGCAG GACGCGCTGAGGGCCAAGCGCAGCCAGGAGGCTGCCGAGCGAGAGTGGCGGCGCAAGGAGAAGGAGGCGGCGCAGAAGAAGGCCAAGATGGAGCAAGTGCTGAAGCGGAGCCGcctggagcaggttgctcagcGCGAGCACAGCATGGCCGTGCAGGTGCAGCAGGACCGCCACGAGTTCGAGAGGATGCTCAG GGCTCAGCAGGAGCAGATGGAGAAGGAGGCAGCGGAGGAAGCGCGGAGGGCAGGTCTGCAGCTTGCCCACGCTCACGACGTCCGGTGCCAGATGCAGGAGCGTCAGCAGCAGCTGGCGCGGGAGCGGGTGGCCGCCTTCCAGGAGTGCcagcggctggaggaggaggcccGCCAGCGCAGCCAGCGCATCGCCCAGCTCAAGCAGCAGAAGATGCAGGAGCTCAG AGCTGCCGGCATCCCCGAGAAGTACTGCGCCCAGGTGGAGCGGAGGGCCCGGAGCCTCACACGTGCAGCCCCAGGCCAAGCTCAGCCCCGTGAGGAGCAGGGCTCCGGTTCCCCTCTGACTTAG
- the CFAP45 gene encoding cilia- and flagella-associated protein 45 isoform X1, with protein MATVGGRRGQRDALQRPRAPQPARGAPQPRGGRGADQGKPGLRPPGLMPWPPRGDKQSGSSFLSSPGDILFVLPMLLPPPPLALQGLSLWQVGSVAVAVGSPHPLCRLRHRPGRKGQAGRRRGSACLALAISSADKTSGASLSGPQQSLQQSCPDSPVVILRDVQTLPKASPTGRRKPETTRLITKDSVRDLIIPAESPAASLVMGQKDFQRIKEAARVLTKEEREAKLAALRAEKEAVLEAVSERKSAAKQKAALQQQAGKLSELEEVAQERARHLVQRASRMRMEQEDEIREFSELILGAKCHMIRDAQILEKQLIARELEEEEKRLARMMEVERKRADEMQEELERRRKQELLRGRQELVKQIEQNAEERALRAEQRDQEAQEVREYLEQLKMEDLKDLERRQEQQKKIQAEIKRINDENQKRKEEQREQERMADEQVLEYQRQKMEREAKFEAEQERIRWEKEKETERLRAMQERAQDHQAEQDALRAKRSQEAAEREWRRKEKEAAQKKAKMEQVLKRSRLEQVAQREHSMAVQVQQDRHEFERMLRAQQEQMEKEAAEEARRAGLQLAHAHDVRCQMQERQQQLARERVAAFQECQRLEEEARQRSQRIAQLKQQKMQELRAAGIPEKYCAQVERRARSLTRAAPGQAQPREEQGSGSPLT; from the exons atggcgacggtCGGCGGCCGCCGAGGGCAGCGGGATG CCCTCCAGCGTCCCCGCGCCCCGCAGCCGGCGCGgggggccccgcagccccgcggtgGACGAGGCGCTGATCAGGGGAAGCCGG GTCTCCGACCTCCTGGCCTGATGCCCTGGCCACCGAGAGGAGATAAACAGAGCGGCAGCTCCTTCCTCTCCAGTCCC GGTGACATTTTGTTCGTTCTTCCCAtgctgctgcccccccctcctTTGGCTCTCCAGGGGCTCTCCCTGTGGCAAGTTGGGTCCGTGGCAGTGGCCGTTGGCTCTCCCCACCCTCTGTGTCGCCTCCGACACAGACCAGGGCGCAAGGGCCAGGCTGGACGCCGCCGCGGTTCGGCCTGTCTCGCACTCGCCATCTCTTCTGCTGATAAAACGTCGGGGGCGTCTCTGTCGGGGCCGCAGCAG AGCCTGCAGCAGTCGTGCCCCGACAGCCCTGTTGTGATCCTTCGGGATGTGCAGACTCTCCCGAAAGCGTCGCCCACTGGCAGGCGCAAGCCCGAGACCACCCGTCTCATCACCAAGGACTCCGTCCGTGACCTCAT CATCCCTGcagagagcccagcagcgtcCCTCGTTATGGGTCAGAAGGATTTCCAGCGCATTAAAGAAGCAGCTCGAGTCCTGACCAAGGAGGAGCGGGAGGCCAAGCtggcagccctcagagcagaGAAGGAAGCTGTTCTC GAGGCAGTGAGCGAGCGCAAGAGTGCAGCGAAGCAGAAGGCCGCGCTGCAGCAGCAGGCGGGGAAGCTGAGCGAGCTGGAGGAGGTGGCGCAGGAGCGGGCCCGGCACCTGGTGCAGCGGGCAAGCAGGATGCGCATGGAGCAGGAGGATGAGATCAGGGAGTTCAGCGAG CTGATCCTTGGTGCCAAGTGCCACATGATCCGCGACGCACAGATCCTCGAGAAGCAGCTCATCGCGAgggagctggaggaagaagagaagcgCCTGGCCAGGATGATGGAGGTGGAGAGGAAAAGGGCCGACGAgatgcaggaggagctggagcgcAGGAGGAAGCAGGAGCTGCTCAG agggaggcaggagctggtgAAGCAGATAGAGCAGAATGCGGAGGAGCGGGCTCTGAGAGCCGAGCAACGGGACCAGGAGGCGCAGGAGGTTCGGGAGTACCTGGAGCAGCTGAAGATGGAGGACCTGAAG GATTTGGAGCGGAGACAGGAGCAACAGAAGAAAATCCAGGCTGAGATTAAACGCATCAATGACGAGAACCAGAAGCGCAAGGAGGAGCAGCGGGAGCAGGAGAGGATGGCAGATGAGCAGGTGCTCGAGTACCAGAGGCAGAAGATG GAGCGTGAGGCTAAGTTTGAAGCTGAGCAGGAGAGAATCCGctgggagaaggagaaggagacgGAGCGTTTGAGAGCCATGCAAGAGAGAGCCCAGGACCACCAGGCAGAGCAG GACGCGCTGAGGGCCAAGCGCAGCCAGGAGGCTGCCGAGCGAGAGTGGCGGCGCAAGGAGAAGGAGGCGGCGCAGAAGAAGGCCAAGATGGAGCAAGTGCTGAAGCGGAGCCGcctggagcaggttgctcagcGCGAGCACAGCATGGCCGTGCAGGTGCAGCAGGACCGCCACGAGTTCGAGAGGATGCTCAG GGCTCAGCAGGAGCAGATGGAGAAGGAGGCAGCGGAGGAAGCGCGGAGGGCAGGTCTGCAGCTTGCCCACGCTCACGACGTCCGGTGCCAGATGCAGGAGCGTCAGCAGCAGCTGGCGCGGGAGCGGGTGGCCGCCTTCCAGGAGTGCcagcggctggaggaggaggcccGCCAGCGCAGCCAGCGCATCGCCCAGCTCAAGCAGCAGAAGATGCAGGAGCTCAG AGCTGCCGGCATCCCCGAGAAGTACTGCGCCCAGGTGGAGCGGAGGGCCCGGAGCCTCACACGTGCAGCCCCAGGCCAAGCTCAGCCCCGTGAGGAGCAGGGCTCCGGTTCCCCTCTGACTTAG
- the TAGLN2 gene encoding transgelin-2, whose product MANRGPSYGLSREVQQKIDRQYDPELEQILVRWILAQCGGDVAQPAPGRDGFQQWLKDGTVLCRLINSLHPRGQGPVAKIQASAMAFKQMEQISQFLQAAERYGIAATDIFQTVDLWEGKNMACVQRTLMNLGSLAVAKGDGLFVGDPNWFPKKSQENRRVFSEDKLKEGQSVIGLQMGTNRGASQAGMTGYGMPRQIL is encoded by the exons ATGGCGAACCGGGGACCGTCGTATGGCCTCAGCCGGGAGGTACAGCAGAAGATCGACCGGCAGTACGACCCCGAGCTGGAGCAGATCCTGGTGCGGTGGATCCTGGCGCAGTGCGGCGGGGACGTTGCCCAGCCGGCGCCCGGCAGGGATGGCTTCCAGCAGTGGCTGAAGGACGGCACC GTGCTGTGCCGGCTCATCAACAGCCTGCACCCACGGGGCCAGGGGCCAGTGGCCAAGATCCAGGCGTCCGCCATGGCCTTCAAGCAGATGGAGCAGATCTCGCAGTTCCTGCAGGCGGCCGAGCGCTACGGCATCGCCGCCACTGACATCTTCCAGACCGTCGACCTCTGGGAAG GGAAGAACATGGCGTGTGTGCAGAGGACCCTGATGAACCTGGGCAGCCTGGCCGTGGCCAAGGGCGACGGGCTCTTCGTGGGAGACCCCAACTGGTTCCCCAA GAAGTCGCAGGAGAACCGTCGCGTCTTCTCCGAGGACAAGCTGAAGGAGGGCCAGAGCGTCATCGGGCTGCAGATGGGCACCAACCGCGGCGCCTCGCAGGCCGGCATGACGGGCTACGGGATGCCCCGCCAGATACTCTGA
- the CFAP45 gene encoding cilia- and flagella-associated protein 45 isoform X3 yields MPSSVPAPRSRRGGPRSPAVDEALIRGSRGLSLWQVGSVAVAVGSPHPLCRLRHRPGRKGQAGRRRGSACLALAISSADKTSGASLSGPQQSLQQSCPDSPVVILRDVQTLPKASPTGRRKPETTRLITKDSVRDLIIPAESPAASLVMGQKDFQRIKEAARVLTKEEREAKLAALRAEKEAVLEAVSERKSAAKQKAALQQQAGKLSELEEVAQERARHLVQRASRMRMEQEDEIREFSELILGAKCHMIRDAQILEKQLIARELEEEEKRLARMMEVERKRADEMQEELERRRKQELLRGRQELVKQIEQNAEERALRAEQRDQEAQEVREYLEQLKMEDLKDLERRQEQQKKIQAEIKRINDENQKRKEEQREQERMADEQVLEYQRQKMEREAKFEAEQERIRWEKEKETERLRAMQERAQDHQAEQDALRAKRSQEAAEREWRRKEKEAAQKKAKMEQVLKRSRLEQVAQREHSMAVQVQQDRHEFERMLRAQQEQMEKEAAEEARRAGLQLAHAHDVRCQMQERQQQLARERVAAFQECQRLEEEARQRSQRIAQLKQQKMQELRAAGIPEKYCAQVERRARSLTRAAPGQAQPREEQGSGSPLT; encoded by the exons ATG CCCTCCAGCGTCCCCGCGCCCCGCAGCCGGCGCGgggggccccgcagccccgcggtgGACGAGGCGCTGATCAGGGGAAGCCGG GGGCTCTCCCTGTGGCAAGTTGGGTCCGTGGCAGTGGCCGTTGGCTCTCCCCACCCTCTGTGTCGCCTCCGACACAGACCAGGGCGCAAGGGCCAGGCTGGACGCCGCCGCGGTTCGGCCTGTCTCGCACTCGCCATCTCTTCTGCTGATAAAACGTCGGGGGCGTCTCTGTCGGGGCCGCAGCAG AGCCTGCAGCAGTCGTGCCCCGACAGCCCTGTTGTGATCCTTCGGGATGTGCAGACTCTCCCGAAAGCGTCGCCCACTGGCAGGCGCAAGCCCGAGACCACCCGTCTCATCACCAAGGACTCCGTCCGTGACCTCAT CATCCCTGcagagagcccagcagcgtcCCTCGTTATGGGTCAGAAGGATTTCCAGCGCATTAAAGAAGCAGCTCGAGTCCTGACCAAGGAGGAGCGGGAGGCCAAGCtggcagccctcagagcagaGAAGGAAGCTGTTCTC GAGGCAGTGAGCGAGCGCAAGAGTGCAGCGAAGCAGAAGGCCGCGCTGCAGCAGCAGGCGGGGAAGCTGAGCGAGCTGGAGGAGGTGGCGCAGGAGCGGGCCCGGCACCTGGTGCAGCGGGCAAGCAGGATGCGCATGGAGCAGGAGGATGAGATCAGGGAGTTCAGCGAG CTGATCCTTGGTGCCAAGTGCCACATGATCCGCGACGCACAGATCCTCGAGAAGCAGCTCATCGCGAgggagctggaggaagaagagaagcgCCTGGCCAGGATGATGGAGGTGGAGAGGAAAAGGGCCGACGAgatgcaggaggagctggagcgcAGGAGGAAGCAGGAGCTGCTCAG agggaggcaggagctggtgAAGCAGATAGAGCAGAATGCGGAGGAGCGGGCTCTGAGAGCCGAGCAACGGGACCAGGAGGCGCAGGAGGTTCGGGAGTACCTGGAGCAGCTGAAGATGGAGGACCTGAAG GATTTGGAGCGGAGACAGGAGCAACAGAAGAAAATCCAGGCTGAGATTAAACGCATCAATGACGAGAACCAGAAGCGCAAGGAGGAGCAGCGGGAGCAGGAGAGGATGGCAGATGAGCAGGTGCTCGAGTACCAGAGGCAGAAGATG GAGCGTGAGGCTAAGTTTGAAGCTGAGCAGGAGAGAATCCGctgggagaaggagaaggagacgGAGCGTTTGAGAGCCATGCAAGAGAGAGCCCAGGACCACCAGGCAGAGCAG GACGCGCTGAGGGCCAAGCGCAGCCAGGAGGCTGCCGAGCGAGAGTGGCGGCGCAAGGAGAAGGAGGCGGCGCAGAAGAAGGCCAAGATGGAGCAAGTGCTGAAGCGGAGCCGcctggagcaggttgctcagcGCGAGCACAGCATGGCCGTGCAGGTGCAGCAGGACCGCCACGAGTTCGAGAGGATGCTCAG GGCTCAGCAGGAGCAGATGGAGAAGGAGGCAGCGGAGGAAGCGCGGAGGGCAGGTCTGCAGCTTGCCCACGCTCACGACGTCCGGTGCCAGATGCAGGAGCGTCAGCAGCAGCTGGCGCGGGAGCGGGTGGCCGCCTTCCAGGAGTGCcagcggctggaggaggaggcccGCCAGCGCAGCCAGCGCATCGCCCAGCTCAAGCAGCAGAAGATGCAGGAGCTCAG AGCTGCCGGCATCCCCGAGAAGTACTGCGCCCAGGTGGAGCGGAGGGCCCGGAGCCTCACACGTGCAGCCCCAGGCCAAGCTCAGCCCCGTGAGGAGCAGGGCTCCGGTTCCCCTCTGACTTAG